A stretch of Metabacillus sp. FJAT-52054 DNA encodes these proteins:
- a CDS encoding DUF1641 domain-containing protein, which translates to MAAPITEIRKPQLSEEEVKQQKLNDLKTLLAENETALTKMLEIASELNSIGVLDAADHMLLAKDEIAKIALGQVSRKPVTNLLNTLLGATGALMKADPEQTSKLLNSAVAGMDAGSKYLESEKKVTVMDLLKTLSDPDINRAIGFGLHFLRGMGKDLKEK; encoded by the coding sequence TTGGCAGCTCCTATTACAGAAATCAGAAAACCTCAATTAAGCGAGGAAGAAGTTAAACAGCAAAAGCTTAATGATTTAAAAACACTGCTCGCTGAAAATGAAACAGCTTTGACAAAAATGCTGGAAATAGCAAGTGAGCTGAACAGCATCGGCGTTCTTGACGCAGCGGACCATATGCTTCTAGCCAAAGACGAAATTGCAAAAATAGCTCTTGGACAGGTTTCACGCAAACCAGTTACCAACCTTCTCAATACCTTGCTCGGTGCAACTGGAGCATTGATGAAAGCAGATCCCGAACAAACTTCCAAGCTATTAAACAGTGCTGTTGCCGGTATGGATGCAGGAAGCAAATACTTAGAATCTGAAAAAAAGGTAACCGTCATGGATTTATTAAAAACACTGAGCGATCCTGATATTAATAGAGCAATCGGCTTCGGCCTCCATTTCCTCCGTGGAATGGGAAAAGATCTGAAAGAGAAATAA
- a CDS encoding P-loop NTPase — protein MTNEQILNALKHVNDPELNKSLVELNMIRNVRLEGNHIQLQVVLTISGCPLKAKIQEDIENALYKIGASKVTIEFGSMTPEERAALTQSLKNETTADNGMPAMLRPDSGVTFLTITSGKGGVGKSTVTINLAAALAKMGKKVGILDADIYGFSIPAMLQVQDKPTMIDQTAIPVESYGIKIMSMAFFANGNNPVMWRGPMLNKWIKNFLVNTHWGELDYLLLDLPPGTGDVAIDVAAMIPQAKEVIVTTPHVVASLVASRAGIMAQHTKHEIAGVVENMAYLEESDGTKRYLFGKDGGEMLARQLQTEVIARIPFGQPDDRLTEGLYQEESLPGEMFRSLAEHFIL, from the coding sequence ATGACAAATGAACAAATTCTGAATGCTTTAAAGCATGTAAACGATCCTGAATTGAATAAAAGCTTAGTAGAGTTAAACATGATAAGGAATGTGCGGCTGGAGGGAAACCATATCCAGCTGCAAGTCGTTTTAACGATTTCAGGCTGTCCATTAAAGGCGAAAATTCAGGAAGACATCGAAAATGCCCTTTACAAAATTGGCGCATCCAAGGTTACGATCGAATTCGGATCTATGACTCCCGAGGAAAGAGCGGCATTAACACAATCTTTGAAAAACGAAACGACAGCTGATAACGGCATGCCAGCCATGCTCCGCCCGGATTCAGGGGTTACCTTCCTTACCATTACGAGCGGGAAAGGCGGAGTCGGCAAATCTACCGTTACGATCAACCTTGCAGCTGCACTGGCTAAAATGGGGAAAAAAGTCGGCATTCTTGATGCAGACATTTACGGATTCAGCATTCCCGCTATGCTGCAAGTACAGGATAAACCTACAATGATTGATCAGACCGCAATCCCGGTAGAAAGCTATGGTATTAAAATCATGTCCATGGCCTTCTTTGCGAATGGAAACAACCCTGTGATGTGGCGCGGTCCCATGCTGAATAAATGGATTAAAAATTTCCTGGTAAACACCCATTGGGGGGAACTTGACTACTTGCTCCTTGATCTTCCGCCCGGAACCGGTGATGTGGCCATCGATGTAGCGGCGATGATCCCGCAGGCCAAGGAAGTTATCGTTACCACTCCTCATGTGGTCGCTTCTTTAGTAGCATCAAGAGCTGGAATCATGGCTCAGCATACGAAGCATGAAATCGCCGGAGTTGTAGAAAACATGGCATACCTGGAAGAATCAGATGGCACGAAAAGATATTTGTTTGGGAAAGATGGCGGAGAAATGCTTGCCAGACAGCTGCAAACGGAAGTCATCGCAAGAATACCTTTTGGACAGCCTGATGACAGACTGACTGAAGGACTTTATCAAGAAGAATCTCTTCCCGGAGAAATGTTTAGAAGCCTTGCTGAACATTTCATACTTTAA